catccatgtctaactccctatcaatgcCAGCACATCGAAAATAGATCACATCCTTATGCTTAGGTACTGTTggtttgaaattcagccttaaggaactcaaaaattccaaggtcaaatccttgtacactggttccTTAATCCTAGCAAATTTAGTGCAGTTGACAGCATCTAAATaggcaaatacagagtcataaatgcctaactcttttaaaatctgctcatccatatatttgtttGCCAAAATAGGTTTAGAAGCTAAACTCTCATaagcatttttcatatccatgtctttaaaagcccaaggtaatggagaaagtACCTCCTTTATATCATTGGCAGATGACGCAGATGCTGCTGGAGCAGTGGCAGGCTGGGGAGAGTTTAAGGGTAACTGAGATACCGGGGTTTGAACCGCTGGTGATGGAATTTGCGAGGAAGACCTAGTTCTTTTGCTGACTGGTTCAGAGGAAGGTTGAGGTGGAGAGTTTAAGTCCAAAGGAACAGAGGGCGCTCCTTTTCTTTTTTCCGACAGTGGCTTTCTTGGGTCTAGCCGCAGCCTTTTTAGTTTTACCTTTAGATTTGGTTTGAGTTGGCGCAGGTTCAGACATTGGTTCTTGGAACTGAGTTTTGAAAATGGGTGTTTCATTTTGTGGCTCAGTTTGTGGTGAGAGGGGGGTCGGCGGAATGAGGGTTGGTGTTTGGCTTTGGGGTAGTGGTGGTGTCCGCAGTGGTGGCGATTGAGGTAGTGGTGGTGTCTGCGGTGGTGGCGATTGAGGTAGTGGTGGACTGggactagggttagggtttgttgGTAAAGAAGATGGAGTACCCATTTTCGATTTGACAGAGCATCCAGATTTTCTGGGTTTGGGTTTATGGGTGGACCACATCTTGGTTCTCaccatttaatgaagagaaataaaCTCTTCAGCTTCCCTAAAAATGCCGGAAAAAATGGTGTGGGAAGGGATTCGGCGGAATGAAGCTTTGGTTTATCGGGAGTTTGGGTGGGGGCTTTATAAAAAAATGGCGAAAGTTTTGGGCTTTTTAAAATGTGGGGCAGACATTTGGTAATTTGGGTtatgcttggggttaagcataggattcagcagaatttgcatagGATACAGCTTAGTAAGCAACATCATCAGTAAGTTTCGGCAagttttgggaaaaattgtgattttactTGCCAAAAACAATTCaaatgctatggaatgctatcatgaccctcaataattacca
Above is a genomic segment from Hevea brasiliensis isolate MT/VB/25A 57/8 chromosome 17, ASM3005281v1, whole genome shotgun sequence containing:
- the LOC110672269 gene encoding alpha carbonic anhydrase 8-like, with protein sequence MGTPSSLPTNPNPSPSPPLPQSPPPQTPPLPQSPPLRTPPLPQSQTPTLIPPTPLSPQTEPQNETPIFKTQFQEPMSEPAPTQTKSKGKTKKAAARPKKATVGKKKRSALCSFGLKLSTSTFL